One genomic segment of Hordeum vulgare subsp. vulgare chromosome 2H, MorexV3_pseudomolecules_assembly, whole genome shotgun sequence includes these proteins:
- the LOC123427606 gene encoding gamma-aminobutyrate transaminase 1, mitochondrial has protein sequence MIARGLLRSNASSQASKLVKYFTSTGGLQGHAESLSDASVRHFSSASSPQTNSTDENGFKGHGMLAPFTAGWQSNDVHPLVIERSEGSYVYDINGNKYLDSLAGLWCTALGGSEPRLVKAATDQLNKLPFYHSFWNRTTKPTLDLADDLLSMFTANKMGKAFFTNSGSEANDSQVKLVWYYNNALGRPNKKKFIARTKAYHGSTLISASLTGLPALHQKFDLPAPFVLHTDCPHYWRFHLPGETEEEFATRLAKNLEDLILKEGPETIAAFIAEPVMGAGGVIPPPKTYFDKVQAVVKKYDILFIVDEVITAFGRLGTMFGSDMYNIKPDLVTLAKALSSAYVPIGATLVSPEIADVIDTQSNKLGSFAHGFTYSGHPVACAVAIEALKIYRERNIPDHVKQIAPRFQEGLKAFAGSPIVGEIRGVGLIIGTEFADNKSRDSPFPAEWGVGAIFGQECQKRGMLVRVAGDSIMMSPPLTMTLGEVDELVSIYGEAMKATEGRVAELKSKKN, from the exons ATGATCGCGCGCGGCCTGCTCCGATCCAATGCCTCATCGCAG GCAAGCAAATTGGTGAAGTATTTTACCAGCACGGGGGGCTTACAAGGGCACGCAGAGAGCTTGTCAGATGCATCAGTCAGGCATTTCAGTTCAGCATCGTCTCCTCAGACTAACTCAACCGACGAAAATGG GTTTAAGGGGCATGGCATGTTGGCACCATTCACAGCTGGATGGCAGAGCAATGATGTGCATCCGCTGGTTATTGAGAGATCTGAG GGTTCTTATGTTTATGACATCAATGGGAATAAGTATCTAGATTCTCTAGCAGGACTGTGGTGTACAGCTTTAG GTGGTAGTGAGCCTCGATTAGTCAAAGCTGCAACTGACCAATTAAACAAGTTACCCTTCTATCACTCCTTCTGGAATCGTACAACCAAACCAACATTG GATCTTGCAGATGACCTTCTTAGCATGTTCACTGCAAACAAAATGGGAAAGGCATTCTTCACAAACAGTGGTTCGGAAGCAAACGACTCACAG GTCAAACTAGTATGGTATTATAACAATGCATTGGGGAGGCCAAACAAGAAGAAGTTTATTGCACGAACAAAAGC ATATCATGGATCAACGTTAATATCAGCTAGTCTCACTGG TCTTCCTGCCCTGCACCAGAAGTTCGATCTACCAGCACCTTTTGTACTGCACACAGATTGCCCTCACTACTGGCGCTTCCATCTTCCTG GTGAGACAGAAGAAGAATTTGCAACAAGACTTGCCAAAAATTTAGAGGATCTTATCCTCAAGGAAGGACCAGAAACC ATTGCTGCCTTCATTGCTGAGCCTGTGATGGGTGCTGGTGGTGTCATCCCTCCTCCAAAGACCTATTTTGACAAG GTTCAAGCTGTGGTTAAGAAGTATGACATCCTTTTCATAGTAGATGAG GTCATTACTGCATTTGGAAGGTTGGGAACTATGTTCGGATCTGATATGTATAACATCAAGCCAGATCTAGTCACCTTGGCCAAG GCTCTTTCATCTGCCTATGTGCCCATTGGAGCAACTCTTGTTAGCCCAGAAATAGCAGATGTGATTGATACTCAGAGCAATAAGCTTG GCTCATTTGCTCATGGCTTTACATACTCCGGCCATCCAGTTGCTTGTGCTGTCGCCATTGAAGCGTTGAAAATCTATCG GGAAAGGAATATTCCTGATCATGTGAAGCAAATCGCTCCACGCTTCCAGGAAGGATTGAAGGCCTTTGCAGGAAGCCCAATTGTTGGGGAG ATCCGTGGTGTAGGGTTGATAATTGGAACTGAATTCGCCGACAACAAATCACGAGATAGCCCATTCCCTGCTGAATGGG GTGTTGGTGCTATCTTCGGGCAGGAGTGCCAGAAGCGTGGCATGTTGGTTAGGGTTGCGGGCGACAGCATTATGATGTCACCACCATTGACAATGACCCTTGGCGAAGTTGATGAG CTTGTGAGCATATATGGAGAAGCTATGAAGGCCACAGAGGGGAGAGTGGCAGAGCTCAAGTCGAAGAAAAACTAG
- the LOC123427607 gene encoding uncharacterized protein LOC123427607 has translation MVVNGARCVAALLLLAFTAARAVPDVDGPLLNGNFEYPPNRSQMNGTRVTGAHAIPYWKATGPVEYVESGTDQPGDGMVLPVPEGAHAVRLGSGASVRQQLSLTRGACYSVTFSAARTCGQSERLRLSVVPVDAADAPGRELPIQTVYSASGWDSYAWAFHAEQGVVTLVIHHGDGGGAAEDPACGPLVDAVAIKTLHPAAQAAGGNLLRNGDFEEGPYVAPGSACGVLVPPMDADAMSPLPGWMVMSYSKAAKYVDAAHYAVPCGSRAVELIAGVEAALVQEVDTVPGSACRMEFSVGDAGDGCVACGPEQQPMRVVAAATGAQGPATVEYHSSGKGGHARGELAFTAEGNRTRVVLYSSGYHTMADGSGSLCGPVVDDVSLVCT, from the exons ATGGTGGTCAACGGCGCGCGCTGCGTCGCCGCGCTGCTATTGCTCGCCTTCACGGCTGCCCGGGCTGTTCCCGACGTAGATG gcccGCTGCTGAACGGCAACTTCGAGTACCCGCCCAACAGGTCGCAGATGAACGGCACGAGGGTGACGGGCGCGCACGCCATCCCCTACTGGAAGGCCACCGGCCCCGTGGAGTACGTCGAGTCCGGGACGGACCAGCCGGGCGACGGCATGGTCCTGCCGGTGCCGGAGGGCGCGCACGCCGTGCGCCTCGGCAGCGGCGCCTCCGTCCGGCAGCAGCTCAGCCTCACCCGCGGCGCCTGCTACTCCGTCACCTTCAGCGCCGCGCGCACCTGCGGCCAGTCGGAGCGGCTCCGCCTCTCCGTCGTCCCCGTCGACGCCGCCGACGCGCCCGGCCGCGAGCTCCCCATCCAGACCGTGTACAGCGCCAGCGGCTGGGACTCGTACGCCTGGGCCTTCCACGCCGAGCAGGGCGTGGTCACGCTCGTCATCCaccacggcgacggcggcggcgcggcggaagACCCCGCGTGCGGGCCCCTGGTCGACGCCGTCGCCATCAAGACCCTCCACCCCGCCGCCCAGGCCGCCGGCGGCAACCTGCTGAGGAACGGGGACTTCGAGGAGGGGCCGTACGTCGCGCCGGGGTCGGCGTGCGGGGTGCTGGTGCCGCCCATGGACGCGGACGCCATGTCGCCGCTGCCCGGGTGGATGGTCATGTCCTACTCCAAGGCGGCCAAGTACGTGGACGCGGCGCACTACGCGGTGCCCTGCGGGTCGCGCGCCGTGGAGCTGATCGCCGGCGTGGAGGCGGCGCTGGTGCAGGAGGTGGACACCGTGCCGGGGAGCGCGTGCCGGATGGAGTTCTCCGTCGGGGACGCCGGGGACGGGTGCGTGGCGTGCGGGCCGGAGCAGCAGCCCATGCGCGTGGTGGCGGCGGCCACGGGGGCGCAGGGGCCCGCCACCGTGGAGTACCATTCCAGTGGCAAGGGCGGGCACGCGCGCGGCGAGCTGGCGTTCACGGCGGAGGGGAACCGCACGCGGGTGGTGCTCTATAGCTCCGGCTACCACACCATGGCCGACGGCAGCGGCTCGCTCTGCGGCCCCGTCGTCGACGACGTCTCGCTCGTCTGCACTTag